One genomic segment of Bradyrhizobium prioriisuperbiae includes these proteins:
- a CDS encoding glycosyltransferase family 4 protein, translated as MADDKPLRILHAVRAPVGGIIRHILDIANGQADRGHEVGIVADSLTGGERAITALAEIAPRLKLGVHRMAIRRPPHPTDLLVWARFAYLARRLKPDVLHAHGAKAGVFVRSGPAPKNGVRVYTPHGGSLHFPLHTMEGKIYSRLERALMNRTELFLFESAFARDTYLRRAGEPKGLVRCVFNGVTAGEFDPIPPAPDATDVVYVGEFRHIKGADLLIDAVARLRAKGLPVKLTLGGDGEETELLKAQTERLKLGDAVHFAGHVKARFGFSKGRLLVVPSRGDSMPYVVIEAAAAGIPMIAANVGGIPEIFGSYDSGLFAGNNVSAIADAIEAAMSDPARTQERARLLRERILTHFSQQSMVDGVIAGYRDALAKR; from the coding sequence ATGGCCGACGACAAACCGCTGCGCATCCTTCACGCCGTCCGCGCGCCGGTCGGCGGAATCATCCGGCACATTCTCGATATCGCCAATGGCCAGGCCGACCGAGGTCATGAGGTCGGCATTGTCGCTGATAGCCTGACCGGTGGCGAACGTGCGATCACCGCCCTTGCCGAGATCGCGCCGAGGCTCAAGCTCGGCGTCCATCGCATGGCCATCCGCCGGCCGCCACACCCCACCGACCTGCTGGTCTGGGCGCGATTTGCCTATCTGGCGCGGCGGCTCAAGCCTGACGTGCTGCACGCACATGGCGCCAAGGCCGGCGTGTTCGTGCGCTCGGGGCCGGCGCCAAAAAACGGCGTTCGGGTCTACACGCCCCATGGCGGCTCGCTGCATTTTCCGCTCCATACCATGGAAGGCAAAATCTACTCACGGCTGGAACGCGCGCTGATGAACCGGACCGAGCTGTTCCTGTTCGAAAGCGCCTTTGCGCGCGACACCTATTTGCGCCGCGCGGGTGAGCCGAAAGGTCTGGTGCGCTGCGTGTTCAACGGTGTCACGGCCGGCGAATTCGACCCGATCCCCCCGGCCCCCGATGCAACCGACGTCGTTTATGTCGGCGAGTTCAGACACATCAAGGGCGCCGACCTGCTGATCGATGCCGTGGCCCGGCTGCGCGCCAAAGGCCTTCCGGTCAAGCTGACGCTTGGCGGCGATGGCGAAGAAACCGAGCTCCTGAAGGCGCAGACCGAGCGGCTCAAGCTCGGCGATGCCGTGCATTTCGCCGGTCATGTCAAAGCGCGGTTCGGTTTTTCCAAAGGCCGCCTGCTGGTGGTTCCGTCACGCGGGGATTCGATGCCCTATGTGGTGATCGAGGCAGCCGCCGCCGGCATCCCGATGATCGCCGCCAATGTCGGCGGCATTCCGGAGATTTTCGGTTCCTACGACTCCGGACTGTTCGCCGGCAACAATGTTAGTGCAATCGCCGACGCCATCGAGGCCGCGATGAGCGACCCCGCCAGAACCCAGGAGCGCGCCCGCCTGCTGCGCGAACGCATCCTCACGCATTTCTCGCAGCAATCCATGGTCGACGGCGTCATCGCCGGCTATCGCGACGCATTGGCAAAGCGTTAA
- a CDS encoding undecaprenyl-phosphate glucose phosphotransferase: MIGGTLRQERRRRLTPAALAVTNRKVLSAYSPVVITGVVRLIDFVLITISGLAVYFGYVTPTAGFAWPYVFAVLAMALAAVISFQAAEIYDIQLFRGRMQQLMRMISSWCLVFLLFTGATFLAKFGGDVSRIWLTTFFVVGMGALVVERLVLRVLVRRWAREGRLDRRTIVVGADENGEQLITALKNQEDTDLEILGVFDDRGDTRVQPTCAGLPKLGKVDDIIEFARRTRVDLVLFALPISAESRILDMLKKLWVLPVDIRLSAHTNKLRFRPRSYSYLGEVPTLHVFEQPITDWDQVMKWSFDRIVGALILFFLSPVLALVALAIKLDSPGPVLFRQKRFGFNNERIDVFKFRSLYHHQADPLASKVVTKNDPRVTRVGRFIRKTSLDELPQLFNVVFKGNLSLVGPRPHAVQGKLQNQLFDEAVDGYFARHRVKPGITGWAQVNGWRGEIDNEEKIQKRVEFDLYYIENWSVPFDLYILFKTPTALLKTENAY, translated from the coding sequence ATGATCGGCGGCACCCTGCGGCAGGAACGCCGACGGCGCCTGACGCCGGCCGCGCTCGCCGTCACCAACCGAAAGGTCCTTTCGGCCTATTCGCCTGTGGTGATCACGGGCGTGGTTCGCCTGATCGACTTTGTTCTGATCACCATCAGCGGGCTTGCGGTCTATTTCGGCTATGTCACCCCGACCGCCGGCTTCGCCTGGCCCTACGTCTTCGCCGTGCTCGCCATGGCGCTGGCTGCGGTGATCAGTTTTCAGGCCGCCGAGATCTACGACATTCAACTGTTTCGCGGACGCATGCAGCAGTTGATGCGCATGATCTCATCCTGGTGCCTGGTGTTCCTGCTGTTCACAGGCGCAACGTTCCTCGCGAAATTCGGCGGCGACGTATCTCGAATCTGGCTGACCACATTCTTCGTGGTGGGCATGGGCGCGCTGGTCGTCGAGCGGCTGGTGTTGCGCGTCCTTGTGCGCCGATGGGCTCGCGAGGGCCGGCTCGACCGCCGGACCATCGTGGTCGGCGCCGACGAAAATGGCGAGCAACTGATCACCGCGCTCAAGAACCAGGAAGATACCGACCTCGAAATCCTGGGCGTATTCGACGATCGCGGCGACACCCGCGTGCAACCGACCTGTGCCGGACTTCCGAAACTCGGCAAGGTCGACGATATCATCGAATTCGCGCGGCGCACACGAGTGGACCTTGTGCTGTTCGCGCTGCCGATTTCCGCCGAAAGCCGCATCCTCGACATGCTGAAGAAGCTGTGGGTGCTGCCGGTCGATATCCGGCTGTCCGCGCACACCAACAAGCTGCGCTTTCGTCCCCGCTCCTACTCCTATCTTGGTGAGGTCCCGACACTGCACGTGTTCGAGCAACCGATCACCGACTGGGACCAGGTGATGAAGTGGTCGTTCGACCGCATCGTCGGCGCGCTGATTTTGTTCTTTCTCTCACCGGTGCTGGCACTGGTCGCGCTGGCGATCAAGCTCGACAGTCCGGGACCGGTGCTGTTCCGGCAGAAGCGCTTCGGTTTCAATAACGAGCGCATCGACGTCTTCAAGTTCCGCTCGCTTTATCATCATCAGGCCGATCCCTTGGCCTCCAAGGTCGTCACCAAGAACGATCCGCGCGTCACCCGGGTCGGACGCTTCATCCGCAAGACCAGCCTCGACGAACTGCCGCAGCTGTTCAATGTGGTGTTCAAGGGCAACCTGTCGCTGGTGGGCCCGCGTCCCCATGCAGTGCAGGGCAAGCTGCAGAACCAGTTGTTCGACGAGGCGGTGGACGGCTATTTCGCGCGCCATCGGGTCAAGCCCGGCATCACGGGCTGGGCGCAAGTCAACGGCTGGCGCGGCGAGATCGACAACGAAGAGAAAATCCAGAAGCGCGTCGAGTTCGACCTCTATTACATCGAGAACTGGTCGGTGCCGTTCGACCTCTACATTCTCTTCAAGACACCGACGGCGTTGTTGAAGACCGAAAATGCGTACTAA
- a CDS encoding O-antigen ligase family protein, translating to MAYSAAARVVAPAVVTPGLTAMQRGLMWLAGVSGGVVIIEPSPYELVIVSALAFFALTGLRMGAAFLPLLFLLFLVNMGYTICAAYLMDQTRIVNWILTSWYLTVSALFFAMVFAEDTLGRIKFLQYGLMLAALIASLAAVTGYFHLIPGHPEAFTLYNRAAGTFKDPNVLGAFLILPGLFALQSVVSDPFGKAARNAILFGLISLAVLLSFSRAAWGQLVFTSAMLLFLTYVTSPSPSQRARLIILAVIGVAVAAFAIAVLLSFDSIGNLFKERASFEQSYDSGRFGRFGRYVLGFQMALDLPLGIGPLQFTKFFPEDTHNSYLNAFMSGGWIAGICFPALMFTTVILGFRHVFIRVPWQRWYLAVFTAFLGSVGESFIIDIDHWRHFWMMLGIMWGMFAAAWQHVAPPVPNSTDR from the coding sequence ATGGCGTATAGCGCGGCGGCCCGAGTTGTCGCCCCGGCCGTGGTCACGCCGGGCCTCACCGCCATGCAGCGGGGATTGATGTGGCTCGCCGGTGTCTCCGGTGGCGTGGTCATCATCGAGCCCTCGCCCTACGAACTCGTCATCGTCAGCGCGCTTGCCTTCTTCGCGCTGACCGGCCTGCGAATGGGGGCCGCGTTCCTGCCGCTGCTGTTCCTGCTGTTCCTCGTCAATATGGGCTACACGATCTGCGCGGCGTACCTGATGGACCAGACCAGGATCGTGAACTGGATCCTGACGTCTTGGTATCTCACGGTCTCCGCGCTGTTCTTCGCGATGGTGTTTGCCGAGGACACCCTCGGCCGGATCAAATTTCTCCAGTACGGACTGATGCTCGCCGCGCTGATCGCCTCGCTCGCGGCCGTCACGGGGTATTTCCATCTTATTCCCGGCCACCCCGAGGCCTTCACGCTGTACAACCGCGCCGCCGGCACGTTCAAGGATCCCAACGTGCTGGGCGCGTTCCTGATCCTGCCGGGGCTATTTGCCCTGCAAAGCGTGGTCTCCGATCCGTTTGGCAAAGCCGCCCGCAATGCCATCCTGTTCGGCCTCATCAGCCTCGCGGTGCTGCTGTCGTTTTCCCGCGCCGCCTGGGGGCAACTGGTCTTCACCTCGGCGATGCTGCTTTTCCTGACCTACGTGACCAGCCCGTCTCCATCACAGCGCGCCCGGCTGATCATCCTTGCGGTGATCGGCGTCGCGGTCGCGGCCTTTGCGATTGCCGTTCTCCTGTCGTTCGATTCGATCGGCAATCTGTTCAAGGAGCGCGCGTCGTTCGAACAGAGTTATGACTCCGGCCGGTTCGGCCGGTTCGGCCGCTATGTGCTCGGCTTCCAGATGGCGCTCGACCTGCCGTTGGGCATTGGGCCGCTGCAGTTCACCAAATTCTTCCCCGAAGACACCCACAATTCCTATCTGAACGCCTTCATGTCCGGCGGCTGGATTGCCGGAATCTGCTTCCCCGCGCTGATGTTCACGACGGTTATTCTGGGCTTTCGGCATGTCTTCATCCGCGTTCCCTGGCAACGCTGGTATCTGGCTGTTTTCACAGCTTTTCTCGGCAGCGTTGGCGAGAGCTTCATCATCGACATCGACCACTGGCGGCATTTCTGGATGATGCTCGGCATCATGTGGGGGATGTTTGCCGCAGCGTGGCAACATGTCGCACCACCCGTGCCAAATTCGACCGATCGATAA
- a CDS encoding sigma-70 family RNA polymerase sigma factor → MSTFGRHDILGSLQALQRYARALTRDHGRAEDLVHDTLLRAIERRSTYRDGESLINWLRSILHNTFIDERRRADADIRHVQQVSSQTETESPPDQESRLHLQEVSRLFDDLPEDQRAALYLVVVEDMSYRDAADSLNIPVGTLMSRIGRARDALRAAGGAEARERPPFKKNLRLLRNDR, encoded by the coding sequence ATGAGCACCTTCGGACGGCATGACATCCTGGGATCGCTTCAAGCGCTGCAACGCTACGCGCGGGCGCTGACGCGGGATCATGGCCGCGCCGAGGACCTGGTGCATGATACCCTGCTGCGGGCGATCGAGCGGCGCTCGACCTACCGCGATGGCGAAAGCCTGATCAACTGGCTGCGCTCCATCCTGCACAACACCTTCATCGACGAGCGCCGCCGCGCCGATGCCGATATCAGGCACGTCCAGCAGGTCTCGTCGCAGACCGAGACGGAATCGCCGCCGGATCAGGAAAGCCGCCTGCATCTGCAGGAGGTCTCACGATTGTTCGACGACTTGCCCGAGGACCAGCGCGCCGCGCTCTATCTCGTGGTGGTCGAGGACATGAGTTACCGCGACGCGGCCGACAGCCTCAACATTCCCGTTGGGACCCTGATGTCCCGGATCGGCCGCGCGCGGGACGCCCTGCGCGCCGCCGGCGGTGCGGAGGCGCGCGAGCGACCGCCCTTTAAAAAAAACCTCCGTCTTCTGAGGAATGACCGATGA
- a CDS encoding anti-sigma factor: MTMADPIGDDDLHAYVDNQLSPQRQLDVADYLAERPDAAARVFADIRTRGALKLAFESATPAPSPRLVFAARRLQRALTWKDVRQWSARAAGVVALIGVGWYAHWQAGAFNIPENDDTPAFVVDAVHAYRTHLARAQTKMNDAEEAFSKTQIAMPNLKGDWKLSDVQLYPSHAGSSIEATLQAGELGQLSLFATRTEGSHSIEPKISRSDSETTVYWQRGSMFYAVTGKRPEKVMRIIADTLTKG, encoded by the coding sequence ATGACCATGGCCGACCCGATCGGAGACGACGATCTCCACGCCTATGTTGACAACCAGCTCAGCCCGCAGCGGCAGCTCGATGTCGCCGACTATCTGGCCGAGCGCCCCGATGCCGCCGCGCGCGTGTTTGCCGATATCCGCACTCGCGGCGCGTTGAAACTCGCCTTTGAGAGCGCCACGCCCGCACCGAGCCCGCGCCTCGTCTTCGCCGCGCGCCGGCTGCAGCGCGCCTTGACCTGGAAGGATGTGCGCCAATGGAGCGCGCGCGCCGCCGGCGTGGTCGCCCTGATCGGGGTCGGCTGGTACGCCCACTGGCAGGCCGGCGCCTTCAACATCCCTGAGAACGACGACACCCCGGCGTTCGTGGTCGATGCGGTTCACGCCTATCGCACCCACCTGGCGCGTGCCCAGACCAAAATGAACGATGCGGAAGAGGCCTTTTCCAAGACCCAGATCGCCATGCCCAATCTGAAGGGCGACTGGAAACTGTCGGACGTGCAGCTGTATCCGTCGCACGCGGGCTCGAGCATCGAAGCGACACTGCAGGCCGGTGAACTCGGCCAGCTCTCGCTGTTCGCCACGCGGACTGAAGGCTCGCATTCGATCGAGCCGAAGATCTCGCGCTCGGACAGCGAGACCACGGTCTACTGGCAGCGTGGTTCGATGTTCTATGCCGTCACCGGCAAGCGGCCGGAAAAAGTCATGCGGATTATCGCCGATACGCTGACGAAGGGCTGA
- the oxlT gene encoding oxalate/formate MFS antiporter has protein sequence MTITASIPAARVGDGYRWMQLTIGVICMVMIANLQYGWTFFVPDIQKKFGWDRAAIQWAFTLFVLFETWLVPIEGWFVDKYGPRIVVMFGGVLCGIGWVMNSYADSLSAFYLAQIIAGIGAGAVYGTCVGNALKWFPDKRGLAAGITAAGFGAGSALTVAPIQSMIATSGFQAAFFNFGIGQGIIIFVLAFVLLAPKPGQVPEVVANANIIQTRRNYGPVEVVKQPIFWLMYFMFVIVGAGGLMVTANLKPIAADLKIDTIPVTLMGVTMTAITFAATIDRVLNGLTRPFFGWVSDNIGRENTMFIAFAMEGIGIYMLYLWGHDPLWFVLLSGFVFFAWGEIYSLFPSTCTDTFGSKFAATNAGLLYTAKGTAALLVPFANYMQQGSGNWNTVFLIAAGANILASVLAIAVLKPWRKKVVAAALAN, from the coding sequence ATGACGATAACTGCGTCTATACCCGCGGCGCGGGTTGGGGATGGTTACCGGTGGATGCAATTGACGATCGGCGTGATCTGCATGGTCATGATCGCCAACCTGCAATACGGCTGGACCTTCTTCGTTCCGGATATCCAGAAGAAGTTCGGCTGGGATCGCGCGGCGATCCAGTGGGCCTTCACTCTGTTCGTGCTGTTCGAGACCTGGCTGGTACCGATCGAAGGCTGGTTCGTCGACAAATACGGCCCGCGCATCGTGGTGATGTTCGGCGGCGTGCTCTGCGGCATCGGCTGGGTGATGAATTCGTATGCCGATTCGCTCAGCGCGTTTTATCTGGCGCAGATCATCGCCGGCATCGGCGCCGGCGCGGTCTATGGCACCTGCGTCGGCAACGCGCTGAAATGGTTTCCTGACAAGCGCGGACTTGCCGCAGGCATCACGGCGGCCGGATTCGGAGCGGGATCCGCGCTGACGGTGGCGCCGATCCAGAGCATGATCGCCACCAGCGGCTTTCAGGCGGCGTTCTTCAACTTCGGCATCGGCCAGGGCATCATCATCTTCGTGCTGGCATTTGTGCTGCTGGCACCGAAGCCCGGACAAGTGCCGGAAGTGGTGGCCAACGCCAATATCATTCAAACCCGACGCAACTACGGACCAGTCGAAGTGGTGAAGCAGCCGATCTTCTGGCTGATGTACTTCATGTTCGTGATCGTCGGCGCCGGTGGCCTGATGGTGACCGCCAACCTCAAACCGATCGCCGCCGACCTGAAGATCGACACCATTCCGGTGACGCTGATGGGCGTGACCATGACTGCCATCACCTTCGCCGCCACCATCGACCGCGTGCTGAACGGCCTCACCCGCCCCTTCTTCGGCTGGGTGTCGGACAATATCGGCCGCGAGAACACCATGTTCATCGCCTTCGCGATGGAAGGCATCGGCATCTACATGCTGTACCTGTGGGGCCACGATCCGCTGTGGTTCGTGCTGCTCTCGGGCTTCGTGTTCTTTGCATGGGGCGAAATCTACAGCCTGTTCCCTTCGACCTGCACCGACACGTTCGGATCGAAGTTCGCAGCCACCAACGCCGGCCTGCTCTATACCGCCAAGGGCACGGCCGCCCTGCTGGTGCCGTTCGCCAACTATATGCAGCAAGGCTCCGGCAACTGGAACACGGTGTTCCTGATCGCGGCGGGTGCCAACATTCTGGCTTCGGTGCTGGCGATCGCCGTCCTCAAGCCGTGGCGTAAGAAGGTGGTGGCCGCAGCACTGGCCAACTGA
- a CDS encoding cupin domain-containing protein yields the protein MNTHAVVNKFSHVKPADTKFEGGGLRDFFLYRDLGIADATGGQVIAHLVKANLPPSDGTGWHRHDCNFQIVLMTKGWAKFMYEDKVTLVEAGDCVHQRPGITHYLFDYSPDMEYLEIVSPADFKTVDVPAVTEDVPPATPWT from the coding sequence ATGAACACACACGCCGTCGTCAACAAATTCTCCCATGTCAAACCGGCCGACACCAAATTCGAGGGGGGTGGGCTGCGCGACTTCTTTCTGTACCGCGACCTCGGCATCGCCGACGCGACCGGCGGCCAGGTGATTGCCCATCTCGTCAAGGCCAACCTGCCGCCGAGCGACGGCACCGGCTGGCACCGTCACGACTGCAATTTCCAGATCGTGCTGATGACGAAGGGATGGGCCAAATTCATGTACGAGGACAAGGTGACCTTGGTGGAAGCCGGTGACTGCGTGCACCAGCGGCCGGGCATTACGCACTACCTGTTCGATTACTCGCCGGACATGGAGTATTTGGAAATCGTCAGCCCTGCCGACTTCAAGACCGTGGACGTGCCGGCTGTAACCGAGGACGTTCCGCCGGCTACGCCGTGGACGTGA
- a CDS encoding glutathione S-transferase family protein, which produces MDRATLTITSKNYSSWSLRGWLLTRFSGLEFDEIVVSPEDPAARAEILLLSSSILVPCLRHNGAVVWDTLAIAEYLNEVRPAAGLLPDDRLLRARCRSICGEIHSGFANLRSSLPVNLKGHFPGFKIWSRAQADIDRIVMLWSDCLAESGGPFLFGERSMADAMYAPVVTRFKTYDVKLSERLTTYADFIMQLPEMQEWIAAAMLEPADIEELEVDF; this is translated from the coding sequence ATGGACAGGGCGACATTGACCATCACCAGCAAGAACTACTCGTCGTGGTCGTTGCGGGGATGGCTGCTGACCAGGTTCTCCGGGCTGGAGTTCGACGAGATCGTGGTGTCGCCGGAGGACCCCGCGGCGCGGGCGGAAATCCTGTTGCTGTCGTCGTCGATCCTGGTGCCTTGCCTCCGGCACAATGGTGCCGTGGTGTGGGATACCCTGGCGATTGCCGAGTATCTCAATGAAGTCAGACCGGCGGCGGGTTTATTGCCTGATGACCGGCTTCTGCGTGCCCGCTGCCGCTCCATCTGCGGCGAGATTCATTCGGGCTTCGCCAATCTGCGCTCGTCGCTGCCGGTCAATTTGAAGGGGCATTTCCCCGGCTTCAAGATCTGGTCCCGGGCGCAGGCCGACATCGATCGCATCGTCATGCTGTGGAGCGATTGTCTCGCCGAATCCGGCGGTCCCTTCCTGTTCGGCGAGCGCAGCATGGCCGACGCCATGTATGCGCCGGTGGTGACGCGCTTCAAGACCTATGACGTGAAGCTCAGCGAGCGGCTTACGACCTATGCGGATTTCATCATGCAATTGCCCGAGATGCAGGAATGGATCGCTGCCGCCATGCTGGAGCCGGCCGATATCGAGGAGCTCGAGGTCGATTTTTAG
- a CDS encoding polyhydroxyalkanoate depolymerase — MMYQAFENYTALTAPWRTGAATALQYLNLIPAGVSDKVLRRLAATLELITRSSLSYARPAYGIKPVMAGNRECEVTEEITYATPFGSLLHFKKDGAPPQPRVLLVAPMSGHFSTLLRNTVQTLLQDHDVYITDWHNPRNIPLHAGNFALADYTDHLITFLEQLGPKPHMVAICQPSVSALAAAALMSEDNHPSRPASLTLMAGPIDTRIQPTKVNEFAKSKPLRWFEQNMINHVPVQCAGAFRKVYPGFVQLTAFVSMNLERHIKSHMELMEHLANGETEKAEAIKTFYDEYFAVMDLPGDFYIETIRDVFQEHLLPQGKLMHRERPINPGAVSRMGLLTVEGEKDDICSIGQTVAAQDLCTGVRQYRKQHHMQAGVGHYGVFSGRRWNTEIYPLLRDFIHLNS, encoded by the coding sequence ATGATGTACCAGGCTTTTGAAAACTACACTGCGCTAACCGCCCCCTGGCGGACCGGGGCCGCCACCGCACTTCAGTATCTCAACCTGATTCCGGCGGGGGTCTCCGACAAGGTCCTGCGCCGCCTGGCCGCGACGCTGGAGCTGATCACCCGCAGCTCGCTGAGCTACGCTCGTCCGGCCTACGGCATCAAGCCGGTGATGGCAGGAAATCGCGAGTGCGAGGTGACGGAGGAAATCACCTACGCGACCCCCTTTGGATCGCTGCTGCATTTCAAGAAAGACGGCGCCCCACCACAACCGCGGGTGCTGCTGGTGGCGCCGATGTCGGGACATTTCTCGACACTGCTGCGCAACACGGTGCAGACGCTGCTGCAGGATCACGACGTCTACATCACCGACTGGCACAATCCCCGCAATATTCCCCTGCACGCCGGTAATTTTGCGCTGGCCGACTATACCGACCATCTCATCACCTTCCTGGAGCAACTGGGCCCCAAGCCTCACATGGTGGCGATCTGCCAGCCGTCGGTCTCGGCGCTGGCGGCCGCAGCGCTGATGTCGGAGGACAACCATCCATCCCGGCCCGCGAGCCTGACCCTGATGGCGGGCCCGATCGACACCCGCATCCAGCCGACCAAGGTCAACGAATTCGCCAAGAGCAAGCCGCTGCGATGGTTCGAGCAGAACATGATCAATCACGTGCCGGTGCAATGCGCCGGCGCGTTCCGCAAGGTCTATCCGGGGTTCGTGCAACTGACCGCGTTCGTATCGATGAATCTGGAACGGCACATCAAGTCACACATGGAGCTGATGGAGCATCTGGCGAACGGCGAGACCGAGAAGGCAGAGGCCATCAAGACGTTCTACGACGAATATTTCGCTGTGATGGACCTCCCCGGCGACTTCTATATCGAGACGATCCGCGACGTATTCCAGGAGCACCTGCTGCCTCAGGGTAAACTGATGCATCGCGAACGGCCGATCAATCCCGGCGCGGTGAGCCGGATGGGCCTGCTCACGGTCGAGGGCGAGAAGGACGATATCTGTTCGATCGGCCAGACCGTGGCGGCGCAAGATCTCTGCACCGGTGTGCGCCAGTATCGCAAACAGCACCACATGCAGGCCGGTGTCGGGCACTATGGCGTGTTCAGTGGCCGACGCTGGAATACTGAGATCTATCCCCTGCTGCGGGATTTCATTCATCTCAATTCCTAG
- a CDS encoding PRC-barrel domain-containing protein, which yields MFRTYAAATLLSTALLTGSAWAQTAPTPRTDTTATSSVATQSHQGLWRASKLVGVNVYNDSNESLGSINDLIVDSSGGIKM from the coding sequence ATGTTCAGGACATACGCAGCAGCTACACTTTTGAGTACAGCGCTGTTGACTGGCTCCGCGTGGGCGCAGACGGCACCCACACCGAGAACCGACACCACTGCAACGTCGTCGGTGGCGACGCAAAGTCACCAGGGGCTGTGGCGCGCCTCGAAGCTCGTTGGCGTCAATGTGTACAACGACAGCAATGAAAGCCTCGGCAGCATCAACGATCTGATCGTCGACAGCAGCGGCGGTATCAAAATGTGA